The Phyllostomus discolor isolate MPI-MPIP mPhyDis1 chromosome 9, mPhyDis1.pri.v3, whole genome shotgun sequence nucleotide sequence tttaaagaaaatgaggacTTTAGACAAAGCTTTGACCCTATAACAAAGCAAATCTGTCCAGCTTTAAACCAAATTCCAAGAGCAGCCAACTTCTATTTTTTATCAGCTGGCAAGAACACCCTTCATGAGCTCTATTGAcaattctattttcttcatcccatatataatacaaaacaaaaccaatcTAGACTCCTTGATAAACTTTATGCTATCATTTGAATTTTACAAATTGTTTCTCTAATGGTACGccaaaatcatttttttgttCTCTCCAGACAGTTTTACTTTAACATACAGCAATGTTTATCCGGGTAGTGAGTCTTCTGTAAACAGTCAACCAATGCTCTATGTTATGGAAACCGATCTATATGCAAGTGAAACAATCCACAGGCTCTATCCTGGAAATACTAGGAAAACAATCTGGATGCATTAATCACAGCACTAGGAATATCTACCCTACAAAGAATTGATGTGAACAGCTATCCTAAGACAAGTTTTACTTTCCGTGAACCTATAGGTCTGTCATTTAAGTCAATGACAGCAGCTGTGGCTTCATCCCGAGATTCAAAGGCCACCATGGCTTCACCTGTGGGCATACCTTTCTCATTGTATTTTAAGCAAACTGAGCCTGGGATCACTTGATAACcataaaagaaatctaaaatcTCATCAATAGACACAGTGAAGGGCATGTTCTGCACTTTAATTACTGTTGGTCCTGGTTTTCCAGAACTAGATCCAAAGCCAGGGGGACCACCAATGTGGATTGGGCCAGGtcccggccccggccctggcccaaAGGCTGGTGGCCCAGCCAAATGGCCAGGAGCATTCCCAAGACCAGGAGGGCCACTCCCAAAGCCAGGGGGACCACCCAAGCTACCAGGGCCATTTCCAAAATTCTGAGGGCCCCCTCCAAATCCTGGCCCACTTAAATTATTTGGTCCACCTCCAAAACCTGGAACATCCAGTCCTAGACCAGGCAAACCACTATTTGCAACTGAAGGCATACCAGGCCTAACATCACCAAAGGCCCCTCCTAATCCTGGAGGAGGCAGTGGTGGCCCAAAGGCATTTGGCCCACCAAAATTACCAGGAAAATTAAATGGAGGCCCATTATTGGCCTCCTTAGATCCTACAGTCAGAAAGGCATGCTCTTCACCTCCTGCACTAGGCATTCCCGCACTGGGCATTCCCGCATTGGGCATTCCAACGTTGGGCATTCCCGCATTGGGCATTCCAGCACTGGGCATTCCGGCACTAGGCATTCCGGCACTGGGCATTCCCGCATTGGGCATTCCGGCATTGGGCATTCCGGCATTAGGCATTCCAGCACTGGGCATTCCAGCACTGGGGATTGTAGCATTGGGCATTCCTGGAACTGCAGGATTACCTGGTACAGGTATCTTTAACCCCTTTTTTCCTTGAGCAGGGGGATTTTTCTCAATCTCTCTCATATCTTCTAGAGTAACTATATGAACAAAAGCTTCTCGCCCATTAAGTTTTTTACGATGTAAGCGTTCAGACTTACGTgcatcatcttcatttttaaactgaACCAATGCCTGTCCTAGACCTTGCCCATTGTTATCAACAAGAACATGGACAGCATTTTCATCCACTGGGATTCCTTCTAGGAACTGAAGAACATCCATCTTGGTAATGCTGAATGGAATATTTGTTATGTGAGCACAGACTTTGGTAGAGCTGACATCCCCCTCCGGATTTAACATCATTTCTCTCTGGTCATAGTTGAAGTTCTGTAGCCTTTTCCTAATCATATCTATCTTTTCTAGCATACCTTTCTTAGTAATTGGATGGACTTGAATAAAGCGATTGCCCATGTATTGTTTATGACGACACAGAGCAGCCTTATAGTCAGCCTCATTCCTGAACTCCACAAAGCCTTCACCAGTTGCTTTCCCATTGGGTCCATAAGCGATATAAATACTATCTTCCACAatatccaactttttaaaaaaatcaatgacatgTTTGTTTTCAGCTTCAAATGGTAGACCTTTCAAGTAAACACAAAAACCGGCCTCATGTGGTGATCTTGACCTTGACCTCTTCTGCCCACTGGGTGATTTTGACCTGGGTAGTGTCTGTGGAGGGGGATGGGTTTGTCCAGAGGGCCCTATACTTTGCTTAAAAGTGATATGGCCTCCTGCAGCCACCCACTGTCTCTCTGTCGCAGGACTAACTTCCACGTAGCGTTGTATCATCAGCATTCTGTTTCGCTTCAAGGCTTCAAATGTATCTTGAGGGGACAGAAACTTAACCAATCCATTCCCATTATTCCGACCTACATGATCTTTCAACAAATGCACTGCATCCACACGGAGCCCATGGAAAAAATCTCTGACATCATTTTCCATCGCAGAAAAGGGCATTCCATGCACACTGACATACAGATCATCAGGGTTGATGGGAAGTGGTTTCACACTGCTTTGAGAATTCACCTGGAGAGGGTTAACAGGATTCAGTGGACCCAGAAACACAGGGTTCAAGTTATTGTTCAGATTCATAGGTGCTCCAGAACCATTCATTCCAGCAGGTAGAGGTGCCACAGGTGGTGGGTTCAAGGGTGGCATTCCCGACATGGGTGGCAGTGGGGTCATGGGCGGCACTGAAGGGACTGGGGGGATTGGGGGCACAGGAGGCACGGGAGGCAATGTAGGTACTGGAGGAGGAACTGGTATCGGGGGAATAGACGGCATTGGTGGCAAAGATGGCATCGCTGGGATTGGAGGAATTGGTGGTGGTGGGACCGTGTTCATTGGAGAGGCTGTGCTTGAAATGGTTGAGCTAAACGTTGGGCTCCCAAACGAAGTTCCCATATTTGGAGGAGCCGTTCCTATACTGGCTGTGGAAAATGTCTGTATGTTTTTGTTGCTTTCATGAACAGAAGTGGTAGCAGTAACTACACTGGGTGAAGGGTTATTAAAGTTGGGTACTGTTGTAGGCAAGTTAACCCTGCCACTCATTCCTGAGCTAGGCGGTGGTCCTGATCTACTAGCATTTGCTGGTGGTATATCTAAGTTGGCAGTTTCAAAACGTCTACGACTCAGTTCAATCATATTCTGCATTTCTGTTTTACTACTCAACAATAGTGTTACTTTTGACCCTTTAATTGTACCACCTGTGCGCATCATACCAAGCCTTGCATCTTCATCAGTGGCAAAAACGATGAAAGCCTCACCCAGTTCACCCCCTACAATATGCACGCCCCCATCAGGAATGGTCAATCCAGAGAAGAAGTGGCGAATGTCCATGGTCCCCGCCACAATTGGGAGACCTTGCAAACGGATGACCACAGCCATGCTGCGCTGAAACCACACACACCTGCAGATGAGAAAAGGCAACGGCCAGGTCAGACTCCTGTTTATCACACCAAGTTTTTAGCTACAAGAATGACCAGCTACCACATTAGGCCCTCGAATGGTCCCTCAAACTATCACAAGCAATGTCggtttttaaatttagatattcTAAAAACTGAGTATCATGTGCCATTTACAATGGAAAACCTCGACAATTTCAACTTCAAAAAGGAATTGATTTTGGAAACAATTAGAAGTTCAGTCCCAAGACTcaaaagtttcaggaaaaaaagcacCACAGGTCGGTAAATCACCAATTACATCATTCAGACCACAATTCAGTAAGatttaagatttaaaagaaaactataagtCAAATAAGGGAACAAAGTTTAACAATCTATAGGGGAAAAACATGCAAAGGATGCATTCAAGTTAGTATTTAAAACTGGCTTAGTATCTCCTGATAAACCTGACAACTTCACAGAATTAGCAGTGTCATTTTATATGGCTCAATCTAAAACCCAACAGAACAGAAAACTAATTAATTACAAATAACATAAAAGTAGATTCAAATCTCAAATGAAAACTAACTCCGTATTTCACCCTAAAATTCTTAAATCTGCCTTACCActtcatttattaaagaaaacaacacaaaattatttattacagccctggcagggtagctcagttggttagagcactgtcctgatactccaaggttgcgggtttgatcctcagtcagggcacatacaacaattaaccaatgaatgcataaataaggggggcaacaaatcagtgttttttcctctctcaaatcaattaaaaaaatttttaaactattttacagccctggctggtatggctcagtggactgagcgccagcctgagaactaaaaggttgccagttcaattcccagtcagggaacatgtttgggttgcaggccaggtccccagttgggggcgtgggagaggcaaccaatcaatgtatctctcacacatggatgtttctcttcctccctttctccctccattcccctctctctaaaactaaattaattaaaaaaattactttacaaACAAGGCTAATACCTGCTAAGAATCcaaaagaaatgctaaataaaatagccAAAACCTTAGCTACctattttcatcatttcaaaaaGTAGAATTTGGTTCTAGTGCCATTCACCATggctgttttaattaaaattcatgtCCAAAGACTCATTCCCAAaccctccattaaaaaaaagtcttgttTTTCCCATAGGGAAGGgccaataataaaaaagaagtatttttgggttttgctttttgttttagagCTCGGGTATGAACTTTATTCAGTGATTGCTATAGTTTCTGGCCCAACATAACTCCTGTGGAATTTCTGGGTGCACACTGATCTCCTTAGTGTCCATTCTgatctaataaaaagaaaagtttctcctaagatttaagtaaaattttagtaTTTCAGTTCTTACAGCAGCTGAAAGTAAATGCCAATGACAGGCCTTTGTAAAGTGATACGAAACAAATTCTTGgcactagaaaaaatattaatttgaactTTATGTGGCCAACAACATAAGGTGTTGCCCAAGCCATcttaaaaatcaacttttaaataaaaacctgttaaactggctctgtgacctcaggggaattataaagtatttaaactTTGGTTTTATCTTCTCAAATGAGAACACTAGAAGAGCAAAGTTTCCTGTTGCAAGCTCTAACTCTACAAACCTATGAAAGCAGTCTTTCAAAGTTAAATATTATACAAATACCAATTCAATGCAAAAAACCTGTAATTATAGCTCAATGTTATGATTGCTATACAGAAAAGATATGTTGTTTGGCTCTGACagttttctcacacacacacacacacgccaacTTCAAATTTAATCCTGAAAGATGGAGACTGGCAAACAGAAAATGCTCTTTATGAGACCATTATAAAACACCAGaaactgggcagagggaggaagttTTTATAACTGATCTGGCAAGAGTCAACaagaaatatactaaaaaatgatTACACCAACAgactttttctccttattttactATTTAGCAGTCTATCAGGAAATTCATTAAGAAGCTCCCAAATCATTAAATCAAATTCTCATTCCTTACTGACTCTAGAATATTGGCTATATGTGAGCAAAACTGAGACAGCATTcctgttcaattaaaaaaaatgcttaatcATTTCATCACTATATACAGGGGGAACATCACGGGTACTCCAGGTACCCACAACAACTTGAGAGAAAGACTAATCTACATCAAGACAATAAAAATAGGGATTTGATATGGTCCCAAGAACACAAAAATTAAAGTGACATACACAGTAAGTCTTCAAACCATTTGCGGCTAAGAAAAGGGATTTAGTGAAAGTCTGTAGAAGGCACACATGAAAATATGATATTCAAAATCTGCCCAGATTACCAGTTAGAAAAGAGCTGAGGATTAAACCAAAACAGCACAAGATTTATTCATAAAACCatctgaaaatgaaaagtttttaggTTCTGAAAAATATGAAGGTCTGCTATTCTGCTACTAAGTACCTGTTTGAATCATTTCAACCTGTTTGGAGCCTACCTTAATTATTTAATGAGAGGGTTAGATTCCAATCACTGAGGTTCCATTAAAGCCAAAATTTGTATTCTAAAACATATCACTCATTATCTATACCTATACCCCTAAGGAATATTAAAAACCACGCCAATAACAAGCACCTGTATTTGTAACTAGTCTAAAGGCTACTGAGGTAAGAAACAGCTACTTATTGCCTAGTAATCAGGAATTCAGGAGAAATGCATCCATATAAAACTGACCCCCAAAGGAAGCAACAACTGTTCCTCCACCATGGTACCCAATCtatcccacccccatccctcagatgagcttgttaaaaaaaaaaaaaaaaaaaaaagaaacacaacaaaacaCCCACAGTTTAGTTACTACACATACTTTCATGTTACTTAATAAACTAGCTATCTCATTTTATTCAGTATAAAAACATACCCTCTATTCAAAATCTCTTACCTGATAAAACAAGAGATGTATTTTCTTAACAAGAAGTAGAGGCCAAGTCAATCCTGTGGGCAACCAATTAAAACCAACTTTTAGACTGCAATAGAGAATAAACGGAGGCAAAAATCAATGCAGGAAACACAAAACACGCACAGGCCACACTGAACTGTACATTACCAAGGCGAGTGAGTCTGAAACCAGAGTACTTCATTAGaatgtataaaaaaaataaattgaagaagaaaaagacatgtACCAAAATCCTACACATGCTTATTATTCGGTATTGCTTTCAGATTCGAGTATCTCTCAAAAcattacatatttacatacatcAAGAATGTGTCACAAATTAGTCCaagaatgaatagataaaaactAACACAGTCATAAAACTCTCAACTTCTCAGCTGGTAATTGCTTTTATCACTTGATTAAACCAGTACTGAAAATTCTGTATCACAAGTCCAACTATGACCTATTTTCTCAGGTTCCCAACAATTTTTGATGAAAAAGCACAATAACAAGTTTGTACAATACCAGTTCCTGGACAAATTAATCAATCAATTCAAGGGTACTCATGGAAATTACTGCAATTaatctttcaatatatttttcctttgcaCCAAAATAGCATCAAACaccaaaaaacataaacaaagagaCAGATCTGGCAAAAAGGACTAATTCCTAGTTAAAACCAGTTAAGTTCAAAACATTATGGAAAAGTGCTTCTTCTTCGAACACCCTAACAGTCccaagaaacttattttttaaactcccTAAAAACAGCTGCCATATTAACAGTACTTCCCAAAGTAAAAACAGATCATCTTTCACTGGAATTTTTCCAAAACTGGCAAAGTTAAGGAATTCACAAGCAATATAAATGACCAAGTGACTAGACAACTATACTGAAAAGATCGTTATTTTAATTCAGagaaacaaagtagaagaaaattgTTACTTTTAGGCATGAAAATTATCAACAGAATACTATTAGAATGAGGCTCATTTTTAACTACTACCTTTCAAGATCAAGAACCATCAGTGAGCTTaatatcacaaaaatataaaacgtTAAAACAAATTTCAGTGTTACTCCAAAGTTATCTAAAGGACAAGCTAAACATCTTCTAAATAACTACTCAAATTATACAACAGTGAGATTGTTTTGCCACAAAAAGCTATGCAAATATCTCATAACGATGCTTTCAAAAACCCACAGCATTGTATTAATCTTTTTATGTTGTACAAACGAATTCTGATGAAGTCTAAAGAGTTTTCAAATTCATCGTTTAAATGGACCACAAAGGGaaatgtgaaacagaaaaaaaaacttgctttAAGGAAAGGCTATGAGC carries:
- the LOC114506255 gene encoding RNA-binding protein 12 isoform X1, yielding MAVVIRLQGLPIVAGTMDIRHFFSGLTIPDGGVHIVGGELGEAFIVFATDEDARLGMMRTGGTIKGSKVTLLLSSKTEMQNMIELSRRRFETANLDIPPANASRSGPPPSSGMSGRVNLPTTVPNFNNPSPSVVTATTSVHESNKNIQTFSTASIGTAPPNMGTSFGSPTFSSTISSTASPMNTVPPPPIPPIPAMPSLPPMPSIPPIPVPPPVPTLPPVPPVPPIPPVPSVPPMTPLPPMSGMPPLNPPPVAPLPAGMNGSGAPMNLNNNLNPVFLGPLNPVNPLQVNSQSSVKPLPINPDDLYVSVHGMPFSAMENDVRDFFHGLRVDAVHLLKDHVGRNNGNGLVKFLSPQDTFEALKRNRMLMIQRYVEVSPATERQWVAAGGHITFKQSIGPSGQTHPPPQTLPRSKSPSGQKRSRSRSPHEAGFCVYLKGLPFEAENKHVIDFFKKLDIVEDSIYIAYGPNGKATGEGFVEFRNEADYKAALCRHKQYMGNRFIQVHPITKKGMLEKIDMIRKRLQNFNYDQREMMLNPEGDVSSTKVCAHITNIPFSITKMDVLQFLEGIPVDENAVHVLVDNNGQGLGQALVQFKNEDDARKSERLHRKKLNGREAFVHIVTLEDMREIEKNPPAQGKKGLKIPVPGNPAVPGMPNATIPSAGMPSAGMPNAGMPNAGMPNAGMPSAGMPSAGMPSAGMPNAGMPNVGMPNAGMPSAGMPSAGGEEHAFLTVGSKEANNGPPFNFPGNFGGPNAFGPPLPPPGLGGAFGDVRPGMPSVANSGLPGLGLDVPGFGGGPNNLSGPGFGGGPQNFGNGPGSLGGPPGFGSGPPGLGNAPGHLAGPPAFGPGPGPGPGPIHIGGPPGFGSSSGKPGPTVIKVQNMPFTVSIDEILDFFYGYQVIPGSVCLKYNEKGMPTGEAMVAFESRDEATAAVIDLNDRPIGSRKVKLVLG